From Halostagnicola kamekurae, the proteins below share one genomic window:
- a CDS encoding pyridoxal phosphate-dependent decarboxylase family protein produces the protein MSSYELGGPEDDTSTDAAARSDVLALAERSFLGTPTGNDAYAAAMDGCREAVLSTVGDTDEPYAGTTYAALRETLDRDTLPETGNDLEEVLDDITTDVLAKSVFPSDDSCIAHLHCPPMIPGLAAEALLSALNQSLDSFDQSPAGTVIEERLIGDLASLFDLGADADGVVTTGGTQSNFQGLLVARERYVRDEFDRSAAGRGLPPEAESMRVLTSADAHFTVAQAAAQIGLGEDAVVAVPTDDRHRIDPDELAETLDRLKRAGERPFALVGTAGTTDFGSVDPLDTLADLAEDYGLWYHVDAALGGALAVSERHVGTLDGIERADSLAVDFHKLLFQPIACGAFLLADKSEYDLLSRNAAYLNPETDSVPNLVSKSVQTTRRFDALKPYVAFRTLGREGMASLIDRTIHLADRTAAMVRSDPAMELACAPTINVVTFRYVPQQNDSSSPKWVDRVNRRARDRLFTSGDGVVARTEVDGRAYLKVTLMNPQTTVDDIREVLLALKGHAARAAAQSNARDISGGRDTDAVRGQFEEVHR, from the coding sequence GTGAGTTCGTACGAACTAGGTGGGCCTGAGGACGACACCTCCACGGACGCAGCCGCCCGCTCCGATGTGCTGGCGCTAGCTGAGCGGTCATTCCTCGGGACACCGACGGGCAACGACGCCTACGCCGCCGCGATGGATGGCTGTCGCGAGGCGGTACTCTCGACGGTCGGTGACACTGACGAACCGTACGCTGGCACGACGTACGCCGCCCTCCGCGAGACGCTCGACCGTGATACCTTGCCCGAAACCGGGAATGATCTCGAGGAGGTGCTCGATGACATCACGACGGACGTGCTCGCGAAGTCGGTGTTCCCGAGCGACGACTCCTGTATCGCCCACCTCCACTGTCCACCGATGATCCCGGGATTGGCTGCTGAGGCGTTGCTCTCTGCACTCAACCAATCGCTCGATTCGTTCGACCAGTCGCCTGCTGGGACTGTCATAGAAGAACGGCTGATCGGCGACCTCGCGTCACTGTTCGATCTCGGAGCCGATGCCGATGGCGTCGTCACCACCGGTGGTACCCAGTCGAACTTTCAGGGACTGCTTGTCGCCCGCGAGCGGTACGTACGCGACGAGTTCGACCGTTCGGCAGCGGGCCGGGGACTCCCACCCGAAGCCGAATCGATGCGGGTACTGACCTCCGCGGACGCACACTTCACCGTCGCGCAGGCGGCCGCCCAGATCGGTCTCGGAGAGGACGCCGTCGTTGCGGTGCCGACGGATGACCGACACCGGATCGACCCTGACGAGTTAGCAGAAACGCTGGATCGGCTGAAACGGGCCGGCGAACGACCGTTTGCCCTCGTGGGCACGGCCGGGACGACCGACTTCGGGAGCGTCGATCCGCTCGACACGCTCGCGGATCTCGCCGAGGACTACGGCCTCTGGTACCACGTCGACGCCGCGCTCGGCGGTGCGCTCGCGGTGAGCGAGCGCCACGTCGGGACGCTCGATGGGATCGAACGCGCCGACTCGCTGGCCGTCGACTTCCACAAGCTACTCTTCCAGCCGATTGCCTGCGGAGCCTTCCTGTTGGCCGACAAGAGTGAGTACGATCTCCTGAGTCGCAACGCCGCCTATCTCAATCCGGAGACGGATAGCGTCCCGAACCTCGTCTCGAAGTCGGTCCAGACGACGCGCCGGTTCGACGCGCTCAAACCGTACGTCGCGTTTCGGACGCTCGGCCGGGAAGGAATGGCTTCGCTCATCGACCGAACGATCCACCTCGCGGATCGGACCGCGGCGATGGTCCGATCTGATCCGGCGATGGAACTCGCGTGTGCTCCGACGATCAACGTCGTCACGTTCCGGTACGTGCCACAGCAGAATGATTCCTCGTCCCCCAAGTGGGTCGACCGCGTCAATCGTCGCGCCCGCGATCGACTCTTCACGTCCGGCGACGGCGTCGTCGCTCGCACCGAAGTCGATGGCCGTGCGTATCTCAAGGTCACGTTGATGAACCCCCAGACGACCGTCGACGACATCCGGGAGGTCCTGCTCGCCCTGAAAGGCCACGCTGCCCGGGCTGCGGCGCAGTCGAACGCACGCGACATCAGCGGCGGGCGCGACACCGACGCCGTCCGCGGGCAATTCGAAGAGGTGCACCGATGA
- a CDS encoding diaminobutyrate--2-oxoglutarate transaminase family protein, translating to MQTDKSNHRRDSSNIPSRYDHSNERLRRSQTERESCARTYPRSLPFAVERARGIELIDADGERYIDCLAGAGTLVLGHNHPKVIREVERLLAEDRPLHTLDITTPEKEAFVDALFDSLPDEFTDTAKVQFCSPAGTDAVEAALKLVKTATGNRSVLGFQGGYHGMTAGALSLMGDTGAKEPVHGLPSNVHHLPYPDLYRHPFGLDDGDHEPVSQFVERVVTDPASGVTDPAGTIVELVQGEGGVNPAPDEWVRELRRITSEHDVPLIVDEIQTGMGRTGETWAFEHADIIPDVLTCSKAIGGGLPLAVVVYDESLDEWEPGAHAGTFRGHQLAMAAGRVTIEHVLENDLDKHAAEVGTRLRSHLHELTSEFDVVGDVRGRGLMLGVEFVEPNAPDDERPQPDGNLASAVQAACFERRLVIETGGRDSAVARFLPPLTISHDQVDEVGTRFREAVEAAVTDRSGGAT from the coding sequence ATGCAAACTGATAAATCCAACCATCGACGTGATTCATCGAATATACCATCGAGGTACGACCACTCGAACGAGCGACTCAGGCGGAGCCAGACAGAACGCGAATCGTGCGCTCGGACGTATCCGCGCTCACTGCCGTTCGCCGTCGAACGGGCACGGGGTATCGAACTCATTGACGCAGACGGCGAGCGATACATCGATTGTCTCGCCGGAGCAGGGACGCTCGTCCTCGGACACAACCATCCGAAAGTAATCCGAGAGGTAGAGCGGTTGCTCGCCGAAGATCGCCCACTGCACACACTCGACATTACGACACCGGAGAAGGAGGCCTTCGTGGACGCGCTGTTCGACAGCCTCCCGGACGAGTTCACCGACACCGCCAAGGTCCAGTTCTGTTCACCCGCGGGCACCGACGCGGTCGAGGCGGCGCTCAAGCTCGTCAAGACCGCCACGGGTAACCGAAGCGTCCTCGGATTTCAGGGCGGCTATCACGGCATGACCGCCGGCGCTCTCAGTTTGATGGGCGACACTGGGGCGAAAGAACCAGTTCACGGACTGCCCTCCAACGTCCATCACCTCCCGTATCCGGACCTGTACCGCCACCCGTTCGGCCTCGACGATGGGGACCACGAGCCAGTGAGCCAGTTCGTCGAACGCGTCGTCACAGACCCGGCGAGCGGCGTCACCGACCCCGCTGGGACCATCGTCGAACTGGTGCAAGGCGAGGGCGGCGTGAATCCGGCGCCCGACGAGTGGGTTCGGGAGTTACGTCGAATCACGTCCGAGCACGATGTCCCGCTGATCGTCGACGAAATCCAAACTGGGATGGGCCGAACCGGCGAGACCTGGGCGTTCGAGCACGCGGACATCATCCCGGACGTCCTCACCTGTTCGAAGGCGATCGGCGGTGGCCTGCCGCTCGCTGTCGTGGTGTATGACGAATCATTAGACGAGTGGGAACCGGGTGCACACGCCGGCACATTCAGGGGCCATCAGCTGGCGATGGCTGCGGGCCGCGTGACTATCGAACACGTACTCGAGAACGACCTCGACAAGCACGCCGCCGAGGTTGGTACGCGACTGCGATCGCATCTGCACGAGCTCACATCGGAGTTCGACGTCGTCGGAGACGTTCGCGGGCGCGGTTTGATGCTCGGCGTCGAGTTTGTCGAGCCGAACGCACCCGACGACGAAAGGCCACAGCCCGACGGCAACCTCGCATCGGCCGTCCAAGCGGCGTGTTTCGAGCGTCGACTCGTCATCGAGACCGGCGGCCGCGACTCCGCAGTCGCCCGGTTCCTTCCACCGCTGACCATCAGCCACGACCAGGTCGACGAGGTCGGAACCCGCTTCCGCGAAGCCGTCGAAGCCGCGGTCACTGACCGCTCGGGAGGGGCAACGTGA
- the glnA2 gene encoding gamma-glutamylputrescine synthetase: MTDTNSTGDEWMDASVDLVRLLFVTQSGAVRTHAVEASTVDAAVSSGVPVSELVQTYNALGRRDKDGRFDAAGEVRLRPDPSTFRALPYADRTGAMLCDIETLDGDPWTVDPRSSLRSVKRDLEHKGLSPVIAFESEFHLFERLEDGETRRVDERGAYATASTRETHETILGIVDALATQDIPVKKYYPEYAAGKHEVVTGHRPSIRAADEHVLLRETVESVARLHDYHSTFVPKPFDNSTNGCHIHISLWDDGNVLYNPAREGLSRIGRQFVAGVLDNAPALCALAAPTANSYARLRPQIGAAAFVCWGQENREALVRIPAPDPDDSEGSTRLEFRAADNTANPYLALTGLLAAGLDGIQRELEPPEQLGVDPGSLSASERTRRDIDRLPRTLGQALDALAANETMRDVLGSELFETYLGVKRSHWESFTRSANSWQRDRLRRVY; encoded by the coding sequence ATGACAGACACGAACTCTACCGGTGATGAGTGGATGGATGCCAGCGTCGACCTCGTCCGGCTCCTATTTGTCACCCAAAGCGGCGCGGTTCGAACGCACGCCGTCGAGGCATCTACGGTCGACGCCGCCGTCTCGTCCGGCGTGCCAGTTTCCGAACTGGTACAAACTTACAACGCATTGGGGCGTCGGGACAAGGACGGCCGCTTCGACGCCGCAGGCGAGGTCAGGCTTCGGCCGGACCCGTCCACGTTCCGTGCGCTGCCATACGCTGACCGAACCGGAGCGATGCTGTGTGACATCGAGACGCTCGATGGCGACCCCTGGACGGTCGACCCCAGGTCGTCGCTTCGGTCGGTCAAACGCGATCTCGAGCACAAAGGACTCTCCCCGGTGATCGCCTTCGAGAGCGAGTTTCACCTGTTCGAACGGCTCGAGGACGGAGAGACTCGACGAGTCGACGAACGGGGCGCGTACGCAACGGCGAGCACACGCGAAACGCACGAAACGATCCTGGGCATCGTCGACGCACTCGCGACACAGGACATCCCGGTGAAAAAGTACTATCCGGAGTACGCTGCCGGGAAACACGAGGTGGTCACGGGTCACCGGCCGAGCATTCGTGCTGCCGACGAACACGTCCTCCTCAGGGAAACTGTCGAAAGCGTCGCCCGATTGCACGACTACCACTCGACGTTCGTCCCGAAACCGTTCGACAACTCGACGAACGGCTGTCATATTCATATCTCGTTGTGGGATGACGGCAACGTCCTCTATAACCCGGCCCGGGAGGGTTTGAGTCGGATCGGACGTCAGTTCGTCGCCGGCGTCCTGGACAACGCGCCGGCCCTCTGTGCACTCGCGGCACCGACTGCCAACTCCTACGCCCGACTGCGGCCACAGATCGGCGCGGCGGCGTTCGTCTGCTGGGGCCAAGAGAACCGTGAGGCGCTCGTTCGGATCCCCGCGCCAGACCCCGACGATTCCGAGGGATCGACACGACTGGAATTTCGCGCCGCGGACAACACCGCGAATCCATACCTCGCCCTCACGGGGCTTCTCGCAGCGGGGCTCGACGGCATCCAGCGCGAACTCGAGCCGCCCGAACAGCTCGGTGTCGACCCGGGGAGCCTCTCCGCGTCCGAGCGCACAAGGCGAGACATCGACCGACTCCCACGAACGCTCGGCCAAGCGCTCGACGCGCTGGCAGCGAACGAAACCATGCGCGACGTGCTCGGATCGGAGCTGTTCGAGACGTATCTGGGCGTCAAACGGAGTCACTGGGAGTCGTTCACCAGAAGTGCTAATTCGTGGCAACGGGACCGACTCCGGCGAGTCTACTGA
- a CDS encoding IucA/IucC family protein → MDNIERIEAVFREDVWERVNRNLLQKVIAEFMYEDVLTPKPVATVSADDAEPGEFWKRYHLTLTDGVEYRFEIQERPLDSYRVRPGTIRRRDGDNAWQPATDPIQFLLDARTYIGIEPTTTAHLVREFDNTLVADAHIEAGKTDRTDVSILDLPYAEVEGEMEGHPWYTYNKGRIGFDYDDYLKYAPESTTPQRLSWIAVSRERGTFTAVDGLDHAALLADELGDRYDAFRRKLDETGLDPADYLYLPVHDWQWNDSIVQLFAEDIATDAIVPLGEGPDEYLPQQSIRTFSNVTNPEKRHVKLPIKVLNTNVYRGILGEQAEAAPAVTEFIKSTRDGDRFLREECELLLPGEVASVNYDHPKFSQFDEAPYQYHELLGCVWRESVNSMLTEDERPLTLAALLHEDFDGTPVAAKLADRAGLELERWIDEFLETLLHPLLHYLYKYGLVFMPHGTNVVLVHESGVPTRIAVKDFVDEVAITDRDFPELEEVLPHHLRDDDRYKHHILHRVRPDSLCHRIVGTLFVGVFRYVADLLACHRGYPETKLWQQVDDAIDAYHTRFPELESRFDLIDLQRPRFKKYCLNRNRMVRHGYEDATTRPDVATHGTLSNPLSDLP, encoded by the coding sequence ATGGATAACATAGAACGCATCGAGGCAGTGTTCAGGGAGGACGTGTGGGAACGCGTCAACCGAAACCTGTTACAGAAGGTCATCGCGGAGTTCATGTACGAGGACGTGCTTACCCCGAAGCCCGTGGCGACCGTCTCGGCCGACGATGCCGAACCGGGCGAGTTCTGGAAACGGTACCACCTCACTCTGACAGATGGCGTCGAGTATCGATTTGAGATTCAGGAACGACCGCTAGACAGCTATCGGGTTCGTCCGGGGACCATCCGGCGACGCGACGGCGATAACGCGTGGCAACCCGCTACCGACCCAATCCAATTCTTGCTTGATGCGCGCACGTATATCGGCATCGAGCCGACGACGACGGCCCACCTCGTCCGCGAGTTCGACAACACGCTCGTCGCTGACGCGCATATCGAGGCTGGGAAAACCGACCGGACGGATGTTTCGATCCTCGACTTGCCGTATGCCGAGGTAGAGGGAGAGATGGAGGGACATCCCTGGTATACGTACAATAAGGGTCGGATCGGGTTCGATTACGACGACTACCTGAAATACGCGCCCGAGTCGACGACACCACAGCGCCTGTCGTGGATCGCGGTCAGTCGCGAACGCGGAACGTTCACCGCCGTCGACGGACTCGATCACGCGGCTCTCCTAGCAGACGAGTTGGGCGACCGCTACGACGCGTTTCGAAGGAAGCTAGACGAGACGGGACTCGACCCGGCGGACTACCTATATCTCCCCGTCCACGACTGGCAGTGGAACGACAGCATCGTCCAACTATTCGCCGAGGACATCGCCACCGACGCAATCGTCCCGCTCGGGGAAGGGCCCGACGAGTATCTCCCACAGCAGTCGATACGAACGTTCTCGAACGTCACCAATCCCGAGAAGCGACACGTGAAACTGCCGATCAAAGTGCTCAATACGAACGTCTATCGTGGAATTCTAGGAGAGCAAGCTGAGGCGGCGCCGGCGGTGACCGAGTTCATCAAGTCGACGCGTGACGGCGACAGGTTCCTCCGCGAAGAGTGCGAATTACTCCTGCCCGGCGAGGTTGCCAGCGTCAACTACGACCATCCAAAATTTTCGCAATTTGACGAAGCACCGTACCAGTACCACGAGCTACTCGGGTGTGTCTGGCGCGAGAGCGTCAATTCGATGCTGACCGAAGACGAGCGGCCGCTCACGCTCGCCGCACTCCTCCACGAAGACTTCGACGGGACGCCGGTCGCCGCGAAACTCGCCGACCGCGCCGGTCTCGAACTGGAGCGCTGGATCGACGAGTTTCTCGAAACGCTGCTCCACCCGTTGCTCCACTACCTCTACAAGTACGGACTCGTGTTCATGCCACACGGGACGAACGTCGTGTTAGTCCACGAGAGCGGCGTCCCGACCCGAATCGCGGTCAAGGACTTCGTGGACGAGGTCGCCATCACCGACCGCGACTTCCCGGAACTAGAGGAGGTGCTTCCCCATCACTTGCGGGACGATGACCGATACAAACACCACATCCTTCACCGGGTTCGACCTGATTCGTTGTGTCACCGCATCGTCGGTACGCTATTCGTCGGCGTGTTCCGCTACGTCGCCGACCTGCTTGCATGCCACCGCGGTTACCCGGAGACGAAGTTATGGCAGCAAGTCGACGACGCTATCGACGCCTACCACACCCGATTCCCCGAACTCGAGTCCCGGTTCGACCTGATCGACCTGCAGCGACCACGGTTCAAAAAGTACTGTCTCAACCGCAATCGGATGGTGAGACATGGCTACGAGGATGCGACCACCCGCCCCGACGTAGCGACCCACGGCACCCTCTCGAACCCCCTCTCCGATCTGCCCTGA
- a CDS encoding ABC transporter substrate-binding protein: MLDDSRLTRRQVFTGTTTAFCASLAGCASGFGLDGTSDSTDGSTNSHEACIEPAGCVTFEEIPETYIVNNGEWADMAFALGQRDGFVTSAYMIPGFLFEPFGLDVPPLSETESLSQTDWDKEMFFELDPDVILMDPNYMHKTGWDDAWDESDTEDIKELVAPFFGNNILRRREWHDYKLYSLYGALERLADLFDERERYEALADVHDSMQDEIQSRLPPTEERPEIGLINSASSPREGTFYPMRTQVEGVELKPYRDLDVGSAFSEKHVQGGTIGYEQLLEVDPEILVAHWGIGMTGDQNTFSPEAFREKYVRPLEEDPVGSQLTAVREGNVYPGAFGSQGPLVNLLQTELVAQQMYPDEFGAFELERFPEIPSEKQLFDRQHVRDIVAGRI, translated from the coding sequence ATGCTCGACGACAGTCGACTGACACGGAGACAGGTGTTCACAGGAACGACGACCGCGTTTTGTGCTTCACTCGCGGGGTGTGCGTCGGGTTTTGGACTCGACGGAACGTCAGACTCGACGGATGGGTCGACTAACAGCCACGAGGCCTGCATCGAACCCGCCGGTTGCGTTACCTTCGAAGAAATCCCGGAGACGTACATCGTCAATAACGGAGAGTGGGCGGACATGGCGTTCGCGCTCGGCCAGCGGGACGGCTTCGTGACCTCGGCGTACATGATTCCCGGATTTCTCTTCGAGCCCTTCGGCCTCGACGTACCGCCGCTTTCGGAGACTGAGTCGCTGTCGCAAACGGACTGGGACAAAGAGATGTTCTTCGAACTCGATCCGGACGTCATCCTGATGGATCCAAACTACATGCACAAGACGGGCTGGGATGACGCATGGGACGAATCCGATACCGAGGATATCAAGGAGCTTGTTGCCCCCTTCTTCGGAAACAACATACTTCGTCGTCGCGAATGGCACGACTACAAGCTGTACTCGCTGTATGGAGCGCTCGAGCGGCTCGCGGACCTGTTCGATGAGCGCGAGCGCTACGAAGCTCTCGCCGACGTTCACGACTCCATGCAAGACGAGATTCAATCCCGGCTCCCGCCAACTGAGGAGCGTCCGGAAATTGGGCTGATCAACAGCGCGTCCAGCCCGAGGGAGGGGACGTTCTATCCGATGCGGACGCAGGTCGAAGGCGTCGAGTTGAAGCCGTACCGCGATCTCGATGTCGGTAGCGCCTTCTCGGAAAAACACGTACAGGGCGGGACTATCGGCTACGAGCAACTCCTCGAGGTCGATCCCGAGATACTCGTCGCCCACTGGGGAATCGGCATGACAGGCGACCAGAACACGTTCTCTCCGGAGGCGTTCCGTGAGAAGTATGTGCGGCCGCTCGAGGAGGACCCCGTCGGAAGCCAACTCACCGCCGTTCGAGAAGGCAACGTGTACCCGGGTGCGTTCGGTTCGCAAGGACCGCTGGTGAATCTCCTCCAAACCGAACTGGTCGCACAGCAGATGTATCCCGACGAGTTCGGTGCGTTCGAACTCGAACGATTCCCCGAGATCCCCTCGGAAAAGCAGCTGTTTGACCGACAGCACGTAAGAGACATCGTCGCCGGCCGCATCTAA
- a CDS encoding ABC transporter ATP-binding protein, with amino-acid sequence MSTSDEDRNERVFETCQKRVTSPLLRLFRKYGRPEAGWLVVGLLASLGAHSATLVTPLVLGTTIDAVFTGTSAYRLPLVPVAWLPSEPTGQFWLSAGLVAASLLMTAVLTWLRGVAMNVFAYKMLYEIRTDAYERLQRLDMSFFDNTQTGEIMSVLDNDASNLETFLDNGLSQSTRIFAVVIGISAVLFHTNAQLAMITLLAVPLLLAFTWWFMRVVEPRYATLRSVIGNLNTQIENGISGIQLVKTANTELHENEKMQAVSRDVFEARVAVSKLAFIYRPGMKLLTGTALLTTFIVGGIWVFAGPPFVFSGELSVGDFVVFVLLTQQLTAPLSQLSNIVDWYENARASGKRICGLFDVPIRVRDSPDATVLDAVDGRIDYEDVRFAYPGGEQVLDGIDFTAETGETVALVGPTGAGKSTVAKLLVRLHDVNGGTIRIDGQDVEGVDLASLRSAVGYVSQGTVLFDGTIAENIQYGRFDATDREIRDAARAAQAHEFVERLSAGYETQVGERGVKLSGGQRQRIALARVILQDPAIVVLDEATARVDTETEALIQKSLDRLTANRTTIAIAHRLSTIKDADKILVLDDGQIVERGTHQSLLTEDGLYANLWGVQAGEIEALPDEFFERAAESWITHE; translated from the coding sequence ATGAGCACATCGGACGAGGACCGCAACGAGCGGGTATTCGAGACCTGCCAGAAGCGCGTCACCAGTCCTCTGCTTCGGCTGTTCCGCAAGTATGGGAGACCGGAGGCTGGCTGGTTGGTGGTGGGCTTGCTCGCTAGTTTGGGTGCCCACAGCGCGACGCTCGTGACACCGCTCGTCTTGGGAACGACGATCGACGCCGTCTTCACGGGGACGAGCGCTTATCGGCTACCCCTGGTACCAGTCGCGTGGCTGCCTTCGGAGCCGACGGGTCAATTTTGGCTGTCCGCCGGACTCGTCGCAGCATCGCTCCTGATGACGGCGGTGTTGACGTGGCTCCGGGGCGTCGCGATGAACGTCTTCGCCTACAAGATGCTATACGAGATACGGACAGACGCGTACGAGCGGCTCCAACGTCTCGATATGTCGTTTTTCGACAACACTCAGACCGGGGAGATAATGTCCGTCCTCGACAACGACGCGTCGAATCTCGAAACGTTCCTCGACAACGGCTTGAGTCAAAGTACCCGCATCTTTGCCGTCGTCATCGGTATCTCGGCCGTGCTCTTTCACACCAACGCGCAACTTGCGATGATCACGCTCCTCGCCGTGCCCTTACTGCTTGCGTTCACTTGGTGGTTCATGCGAGTCGTTGAGCCTCGTTACGCGACGCTCCGCTCGGTGATCGGAAACCTCAACACGCAGATCGAAAACGGCATCAGCGGGATCCAATTGGTCAAAACAGCGAATACCGAACTACACGAGAACGAAAAAATGCAAGCGGTGTCACGCGACGTGTTCGAGGCTCGAGTCGCCGTCTCGAAGCTGGCGTTTATCTACCGTCCAGGGATGAAACTACTGACTGGGACGGCATTGCTCACGACGTTCATCGTCGGTGGCATCTGGGTCTTCGCTGGCCCACCGTTCGTGTTTTCCGGAGAGCTGAGCGTCGGCGATTTCGTCGTCTTCGTCCTGTTGACACAACAGCTAACCGCACCGCTCTCGCAGCTCTCGAACATCGTCGACTGGTACGAGAACGCGCGCGCCTCGGGAAAGCGGATCTGTGGGCTGTTCGATGTTCCGATTCGGGTCCGTGATTCCCCGGATGCAACCGTCCTCGACGCCGTCGATGGGCGGATCGACTACGAGGATGTCCGGTTCGCTTACCCTGGTGGAGAGCAGGTCCTCGACGGGATCGACTTCACCGCTGAGACCGGTGAGACGGTCGCGCTGGTCGGACCGACCGGAGCCGGGAAGTCGACGGTCGCGAAGCTACTCGTGCGATTGCACGACGTCAACGGGGGGACCATCCGGATCGACGGACAAGACGTGGAAGGCGTCGATCTCGCTAGTCTCCGGTCGGCGGTCGGCTACGTTAGTCAGGGGACGGTGCTGTTCGATGGAACGATCGCCGAGAACATCCAATACGGCCGGTTCGACGCGACAGACAGGGAGATCCGCGACGCTGCGCGGGCCGCTCAGGCCCACGAGTTCGTCGAGCGACTCTCGGCTGGCTACGAAACGCAGGTGGGAGAGCGCGGCGTGAAACTCTCAGGCGGCCAGCGCCAGCGGATCGCACTCGCTCGAGTCATTCTTCAGGATCCGGCAATTGTCGTGCTCGATGAGGCGACTGCGAGAGTCGATACCGAGACCGAAGCTCTCATCCAAAAATCGTTGGATCGTCTCACGGCAAACCGTACGACGATCGCGATCGCCCACCGACTATCGACCATCAAGGACGCGGACAAAATTCTCGTCCTCGACGACGGTCAGATCGTCGAGCGAGGCACCCACCAGTCGCTTCTGACTGAGGACGGCCTCTACGCGAACCTCTGGGGGGTACAGGCGGGAGAGATCGAAGCGTTACCTGATGAGTTCTTCGAGCGGGCCGCCGAGTCGTGGATCACTCACGAGTGA